Proteins encoded by one window of Erysipelothrix rhusiopathiae:
- a CDS encoding RluA family pseudouridine synthase, giving the protein MGSWIITSKTLGLRIDHFLNEHLDLSRSKIASMIKDGTILCNDMPTKANYKTKLNDCITASTYQIKTLDIEPVKMDIDVVYEDEYLLVVNKPRGLVVHPGNGVKSDTLLHGLLYYLNSNCDHYIRPGLVHRIDRNTSGLLVIAKDDKTHQFLAEQLLDKTMNRTYYALVHGVLPQAHVLIDAPIGPDKSNTKIMTVNQARSKPARTHFEKIETYINSSLICCKLETGRTHQIRVHALHANIPLHGDPQYGHPSDTDKTGQYLCAARLEFVHPKYLKLMQFEIPLPRYFQDKITELSHS; this is encoded by the coding sequence ATGGGATCATGGATTATTACATCAAAAACACTTGGCTTGCGCATTGATCATTTTTTAAATGAACACTTAGACCTATCACGAAGTAAAATTGCTAGCATGATTAAAGACGGTACAATTTTATGTAACGATATGCCTACCAAAGCAAATTATAAAACGAAACTTAATGATTGTATTACCGCTTCAACTTACCAAATTAAAACATTAGATATAGAACCCGTTAAAATGGACATTGATGTCGTTTACGAAGACGAATACCTTCTTGTCGTGAATAAACCAAGAGGACTCGTCGTTCATCCCGGTAACGGTGTAAAATCAGACACACTCTTGCATGGATTACTCTATTATCTAAACAGCAATTGTGATCATTATATTCGCCCCGGATTGGTTCACCGCATTGATCGCAATACCTCTGGCCTACTTGTAATTGCCAAGGATGATAAAACACATCAATTTCTTGCTGAACAGTTACTTGATAAAACGATGAATCGTACTTATTATGCATTAGTTCATGGTGTCTTACCACAAGCTCACGTTCTAATTGATGCACCGATTGGTCCGGACAAATCAAATACAAAAATCATGACCGTCAATCAGGCCCGCAGTAAACCTGCCCGAACTCATTTTGAGAAAATAGAAACATATATAAACTCGAGTTTGATTTGTTGTAAACTCGAAACTGGAAGAACACACCAAATTCGTGTACATGCCTTACACGCAAATATACCCCTTCACGGTGACCCTCAATACGGTCATCCATCAGACACTGATAAAACTGGGCAATACCTCTGTGCTGCAAGACTTGAATTTGTACATCCAAAATACTTAAAGTTAATGCAATTTGAAATACCGCTTCCAAGGTACTTTCAAGATAAAATAACTGAATTATCTCATTCATGA
- a CDS encoding YbaN family protein, which yields MKRTFMMILALLFLGLGLLGVFLPVLPTTPFLLCASVFGAKSSDRFHQWLTHTSVYQNHLDDFVTKHTMKRKSKQKILILATLMMACAFYFSKNFYARIVIGLLVLFKYYYFIFKIADEDEVTALEDLKYDQYSTHKDC from the coding sequence ATGAAACGAACATTTATGATGATTTTAGCATTATTATTCTTAGGTTTAGGTTTGTTGGGGGTATTCCTACCCGTATTGCCCACGACGCCATTTTTATTGTGTGCATCCGTTTTTGGAGCAAAAAGTTCTGACCGGTTTCATCAATGGTTAACACACACTTCTGTTTACCAGAATCATCTTGATGATTTTGTCACAAAACATACAATGAAACGCAAGAGTAAACAAAAAATTCTAATTCTTGCTACCTTGATGATGGCTTGTGCATTTTATTTTTCGAAAAATTTCTATGCGCGCATTGTTATTGGTTTACTTGTACTATTTAAATATTATTATTTCATCTTCAAAATTGCAGATGAAGATGAGGTTACTGCGCTGGAGGATTTAAAGTATGATCAATATTCAACTCATAAAGACTGTTGA
- a CDS encoding ABC transporter ATP-binding protein/permease, whose translation MINIQLIKTVEEAKKPIIATVFYKWLALIANIILTHVFVMILVDINLGSPLEIPFYFWIALLIKGIALYKSSRAMHQTSSCVKIKMRSLIFGKLFELGSDYQTVLSSSEITQVSTEGVEQLENYFALYTPQFIYSLLAPLTLFVFLLQYSFKVSLILFICVPLIPISIIIVQKFAKKLLNKYWSQYTSLGDHFLENLQGLTTLKVFDADGLRQDLMDEDAESFRKVTMRVLIMQLNSISVMDLVAYGGAMLALVVSVFTYKSGSLSLTGMLMFILLSSEFFIPMRQLGSYFHIAMNGMAASEKMFKLLATDAGCKKILSDSFSEKGYVVDNVSFSYADTNVLSNINFCAEYREFIGIVGESGSGKSTLVSLLMGRILPKSGHLYFGDQEINCSQLYKHVTYVSHDSIIFKGSVRENLMMGGSYSDMELEGCLKRVNLELNLDHEIKERGSNLSGGQKQRLAIARALVHDTPFYIFDEVTSNIDVESEMIILDTIQQLRQDGKGIIMISHRLANCFECDRIYVLDKGEIVQCGEHASLMQTPGLYQELVKAQQNLEQYLFLKEGE comes from the coding sequence ATGATCAATATTCAACTCATAAAGACTGTTGAGGAAGCAAAAAAACCAATCATAGCGACGGTTTTTTATAAGTGGTTGGCGTTAATTGCAAACATCATATTAACGCACGTTTTCGTGATGATTTTAGTAGACATAAATTTGGGATCGCCGCTTGAGATACCCTTTTATTTCTGGATAGCTCTTCTAATAAAGGGCATTGCGCTTTATAAAAGTTCGCGGGCGATGCACCAAACGAGCTCATGTGTCAAAATTAAGATGCGATCACTTATTTTTGGGAAATTATTTGAACTGGGATCGGATTATCAAACCGTATTATCAAGTAGTGAGATTACGCAAGTATCAACAGAAGGCGTTGAACAACTTGAAAATTATTTTGCGCTTTATACACCACAATTTATATATAGCTTACTTGCGCCACTAACACTTTTTGTGTTTTTACTTCAGTATTCCTTTAAGGTTTCATTAATCTTGTTTATTTGCGTACCCTTAATTCCAATTTCTATTATCATTGTTCAGAAGTTCGCAAAAAAATTACTCAATAAATATTGGTCACAATATACAAGCTTGGGAGATCATTTTCTTGAAAATTTACAAGGTCTTACGACTCTAAAAGTTTTCGATGCAGATGGTTTACGACAAGATTTAATGGATGAAGATGCGGAATCATTTCGCAAAGTAACAATGCGTGTTCTTATAATGCAATTAAATTCAATATCTGTCATGGATCTCGTTGCTTACGGAGGCGCGATGTTGGCACTTGTAGTTTCAGTGTTTACCTATAAATCCGGATCGCTATCTTTAACGGGTATGTTAATGTTTATTTTACTTTCATCTGAATTTTTTATTCCCATGCGTCAACTGGGTTCCTACTTTCATATTGCGATGAACGGTATGGCAGCAAGTGAAAAAATGTTTAAATTACTTGCGACGGATGCAGGATGCAAGAAAATATTATCAGATTCTTTTAGTGAAAAAGGATACGTGGTCGATAATGTTTCGTTTTCATATGCGGATACCAATGTGTTATCAAATATTAATTTTTGTGCGGAATATCGTGAATTTATTGGTATTGTAGGTGAGAGCGGATCGGGAAAAAGTACGCTTGTTTCATTACTTATGGGACGTATTCTTCCTAAGTCAGGGCATCTCTATTTTGGAGATCAGGAGATTAATTGCAGTCAACTTTATAAACATGTCACATACGTAAGTCATGACAGCATCATCTTTAAAGGATCTGTACGCGAAAATCTTATGATGGGTGGGTCATATTCTGATATGGAACTTGAAGGGTGCTTGAAACGTGTGAATCTCGAATTGAACCTCGATCACGAAATTAAAGAACGCGGATCAAATCTTTCAGGTGGACAAAAACAACGCTTGGCCATTGCTCGTGCATTAGTTCATGATACGCCATTCTACATTTTTGATGAAGTGACCTCAAATATTGATGTTGAAAGTGAGATGATTATCCTCGATACAATTCAACAGCTACGTCAAGACGGTAAAGGTATTATTATGATTTCGCATCGTCTCGCGAATTGTTTTGAATGCGATCGTATTTATGTACTTGATAAGGGCGAAATTGTTCAGTGTGGTGAACATGCTTCATTAATGCAAACACCAGGACTCTATCAAGAACTGGTCAAGGCGCAACAAAATCTTGAACAGTATTTATTTCTAAAGGAGGGTGAATGA
- a CDS encoding amino acid ABC transporter ATP-binding/permease protein: MEKRTGLSIMRSLVGFVRPLYFPMTGAITLGVLGHFAAIGIPYLSARIVVEIIKNNSITFLMIILVGCGLLRAVFRYGEQALNHFIAFKLLAHIRHEVFAKLRSLAPAKLETKDRGNLIAMITNDVELLEVFYAHTISPIIIAVIISSTVITTIALKAGTLALISVTALVLVGVIVPIITSKIGNELGLEIRNDLGDLNTNVLDSIRGIEELEQYQNSQRTMDLLKQRTHDLNEKQDILNRYQSMMRLLVDLIIMMSGFALLYFGRTLDFNILLLVFTLHMSSFGPVIALSNLSGDLYHTLASGQRILDLLDEKPQVNEVWDGTNEAFEEASVRDVTFSYDNEIILDEINMTITKNKIIALTGESGAGKSTILKLLMRFWDVNEGSVNINDQDIKSVTTRHLRSIESMMSQDTDIFKDTIKNNIAFVKPDASDEEIYEAAQHASVHDFIMSLPLGYDTMMEELGSNLSSGERQRIGLARIFLHGGDLILLDEPTSNLDSLNEAIILKSIVEYKHNKTIVIVSHRASTLKIADEVWNLEDGKLNPIL; encoded by the coding sequence ATGGAAAAACGAACAGGATTGAGCATTATGAGAAGTCTTGTAGGATTTGTGAGACCCCTTTACTTTCCGATGACGGGTGCCATTACCCTTGGTGTGCTCGGACATTTTGCGGCAATTGGTATTCCTTACCTTTCAGCCCGGATTGTTGTTGAGATTATCAAGAATAATTCCATAACCTTCTTAATGATAATACTTGTGGGGTGTGGGTTGTTACGAGCTGTTTTTCGTTATGGTGAACAAGCTCTAAATCACTTTATTGCATTTAAACTCTTAGCACACATTCGTCATGAAGTGTTTGCGAAACTCAGATCGCTAGCACCTGCGAAACTCGAAACAAAAGATCGTGGTAATTTAATTGCGATGATCACAAATGATGTCGAGTTGCTTGAAGTTTTCTACGCACATACCATTTCACCGATTATAATAGCCGTGATTATTTCCTCAACGGTTATCACAACGATTGCTTTAAAAGCGGGTACACTTGCTTTAATTTCTGTTACTGCATTGGTTTTGGTAGGGGTAATTGTACCAATTATAACCAGTAAAATCGGAAATGAATTGGGTTTAGAAATACGAAATGATCTTGGGGACTTAAACACAAACGTATTGGATTCAATTCGTGGAATTGAAGAATTGGAACAATATCAAAATTCACAACGAACCATGGATTTACTTAAACAACGAACACATGACCTTAACGAAAAGCAAGATATACTTAACCGATATCAAAGTATGATGCGTTTATTAGTTGATTTGATTATTATGATGTCAGGTTTCGCACTCCTATATTTTGGAAGAACCTTAGACTTTAATATCTTATTGCTCGTGTTTACCTTACATATGAGTTCCTTTGGACCCGTGATTGCCCTGTCAAACTTAAGTGGTGATTTATACCATACACTTGCAAGTGGTCAACGTATTCTTGATTTGTTGGATGAAAAACCACAAGTTAATGAAGTTTGGGACGGTACGAATGAGGCATTTGAGGAAGCATCTGTACGTGATGTGACTTTTAGTTATGACAACGAAATCATTTTGGATGAGATCAATATGACCATCACTAAAAATAAAATTATTGCTCTTACGGGAGAAAGTGGAGCCGGTAAATCTACAATCCTCAAACTCTTAATGCGCTTTTGGGATGTGAATGAAGGAAGTGTTAATATCAATGATCAGGATATTAAATCGGTAACGACGCGCCATTTAAGAAGTATTGAAAGCATGATGAGTCAAGATACTGATATATTTAAAGATACCATTAAGAATAATATTGCTTTCGTAAAACCGGATGCAAGTGATGAGGAAATTTATGAGGCGGCTCAACACGCTTCGGTTCATGATTTCATTATGAGTCTTCCTTTGGGTTATGATACGATGATGGAAGAGTTAGGAAGTAACCTATCATCGGGTGAACGTCAACGAATCGGTCTTGCCCGTATATTCTTACATGGTGGTGATTTAATCTTGCTTGATGAACCCACAAGTAATTTAGATAGTCTCAATGAGGCTATCATCCTAAAATCAATCGTTGAGTATAAACACAACAAAACGATAGTAATTGTTTCGCACCGTGCATCAACGCTTAAAATTGCGGATGAAGTATGGAACCTCGAAGACGGGAAATTAAACCCGATATTATAA
- a CDS encoding methylated-DNA--[protein]-cysteine S-methyltransferase, producing the protein MIGRICSIDSQEYLIVEQEGNVIFISTADDLEFFKRKFKVEHLQINTTSCEAIVCQLNEYIRGDRTQFDFPYKLLGTPFQCQVWEGLQEIPYGSAISYEGLSDILFETRKTRAVARAVSQNPLLLCVPCHRVIGKNGTLTGFRGGIELKERLLRLERDMN; encoded by the coding sequence ATGATTGGACGCATTTGTAGCATCGATAGTCAAGAGTACTTGATTGTTGAGCAGGAAGGTAATGTGATCTTCATAAGTACTGCTGATGATTTAGAATTTTTTAAGCGTAAATTTAAAGTTGAACATCTTCAAATAAATACTACATCGTGTGAGGCGATAGTGTGCCAGCTAAACGAGTATATACGTGGTGATCGTACACAATTTGATTTCCCATATAAGTTGTTGGGAACACCGTTTCAATGTCAAGTTTGGGAAGGACTTCAAGAGATTCCTTATGGATCTGCCATAAGTTATGAAGGCCTTTCTGACATCTTATTTGAAACACGCAAAACCCGTGCTGTTGCTCGAGCAGTCTCCCAAAACCCTTTATTGCTTTGTGTACCATGTCATCGTGTTATTGGTAAAAATGGAACATTAACAGGATTTAGAGGTGGGATCGAGTTAAAAGAGCGTCTTCTAAGACTAGAAAGGGACATGAATTAA